A window of Tetrapisispora phaffii CBS 4417 chromosome 9, complete genome contains these coding sequences:
- the RAD10 gene encoding DNA repair protein RAD10 (similar to Saccharomyces cerevisiae RAD10 (YML095C); ancestral locus Anc_8.874), with amino-acid sequence MNNTDPTSFESILAGVKRLRQQHGANDNDAARNPHQESRNEVNDRERNLEQGSAQERQITNNIQTSQTDVPKEPIINAITRDPTQFDKDIQESDETSSFNGNKRSLNNTNLDARVISKAVLVNTTQKDNPLLNHLKNTNWRYTSSKGGQKIYYDYLVRQRPVLFLTLTYHKLYADYITRRMTPLSKNDNNILIFVVDDSNSEDTLRELTKLCMFNGFTLLVAFSFEQSAKYIQYLNK; translated from the coding sequence ATGAATAACACGGATCCAACATCATTCGAGAGTATTCTTGCAGGTGTGAAAAGACTAAGACAGCAACATGGAGCTAATGATAACGATGCTGCTAGGAACCCGCATCAAGAATCAAGAAACGAAGTAAATGATAGAGAACGCAATTTGGAACAAGGTAGTGCACAAGAGCGCCAAATAACAAACAATATTCAAACATCTCAAACGGATGTACCGAAAGAGCCAATAATAAATGCCATCACTCGTGATCCAACTCAGTTTGATAAAGATATTCAAGAGAGTGATGAGACATCATCCTTTAATGGCAACAAAAGATCACTTAATAATACGAATCTGGACGCAAGAGTTATTAGTAAGGCTGTTCTCGTAAATACGACCCAAAAGGACAACCCTTTACTTAATCATTTAAAGAACACGAACTGGAGATATACTTCATCAAAGGGTGGCCAGAAGATATATTATGACTATTTAGTAAGACAAAGAcctgttttatttttgacaCTCACATACCATAAGTTGTATGCAGACTATATTACAAGACGAATGACACCTTTATCTAAGAATGACAACaatatacttatatttGTCGTTGATGATTCCAATTCCGAAGACACTCTGAGGGAATTGACTAAGCTATGCATGTTTAATGGATTCACTCTCCTAGTAGCATTTAGTTTCGAACAATCAGCAAAATacattcaatatttaaataagtag
- the ERO1 gene encoding ER oxidoreductin (similar to Saccharomyces cerevisiae ERO1 (YML130C); ancestral locus Anc_8.877) codes for MKFNKLIIPLVGISNVVLGETLAPEQEPVLEAINFCKMDKDEKIGSTCEITFQEINEMNKKIRPDVISLVATDFFKYFKLNLYKQCPFWEDNNAQCLHRACAVDVVEDWDSLPEYWQPDALGSFSNDSIEEDSTKDDECKFLDQLCAGSGKTTSSLDNKLEDESNVDYCDTADFANRDSVLVDLSANPERFTGYGGKQAGQVWQSIYQDNCFTVNEASASLAKDVFYRLVSGLHASIGTHLSNEYLNTETGKWEPNLDLFMARVGNFPERVSNIYFNYAIISKALWKIQPYLKNLEFCNSYDESVKTKIIDIISQFDSRIFNEDLVFEDDLSLLLKDEFRQRFKNVTEIMDCVHCDRCRLWGKVQTTGYATSLKILFELDDADEETKQNVVDKLTKYELIALFNTLDRLSKSIDSINNFERLYNERLSDNGSKLANYFQMDNFFKVVRNAGKLISESMNEMNKSLNNSLNPKVKDERPKEEKKMNEFTDLDMSTKKRRVDTDITSENRWKKAWKHEIHNLNEALTFLWRSYVDLPRNLFNMTLSIMSRTWNKFVGVDNYVNEHHNSAEYTLDLQ; via the coding sequence atgaaatttaataaactgATTATACCCCTTGTTGGGATATCTAATGTTGTGCTAGGAGAAACTTTGGCTCCTGAACAGGAACCTGTATTGGAGgctattaatttttgtaaaatggATAAAGATGAAAAGATTGGTTCTACTTGTGAAATTACTTTTCaagaaattaatgaaatgaataaaaaaattagacCAGATGTTATTTCGTTGGTGGCAACcgatttttttaaatatttcaagcTCAATTTATACAAACAATGTCCCTTTTGGGAAGACAATAATGCACAATGTCTTCATAGAGCATGTGCTGTCGATGTAGTGGAGGATTGGGATAGTCTACCAGAATATTGGCAACCTGATGCATTAGGTAGCTTCAGCAATGACAGTATTGAGGAAGATTCCACAAAAGATGATGAATGTAAGTTTCTTGATCAATTGTGTGCTGGATCTGGAAAAACTACCAGTTCTTTGGACAACAAGTTAGAAGATGAATCCAATGTTGACTATTGTGATACCGCAGATTTTGCTAACCGTGACTCAGTTTTAGTCGATTTAAGTGCTAATCCAGAAAGATTCACAGGTTATGGTGGTAAACAAGCTGGCCAAGTTTGGCAAAGCATTTACCAAGATAACTGTTTCACTGTGAATGAAGCTTCTGCATCATTGGCAAAAGATGTTTTTTATAGGTTAGTATCTGGTCTCCATGCCTCTATTGGCACACATTTatcaaatgaatatttgaacACTGAAACTGGTAAATGGGAACCTAATTTGGATCTCTTCATGGCTAGAGTGGGTAATTTTCCTGAAAGAGTTTCaaacatttattttaattatgCTATTATCTCAAAAGCATTGTGGAAAATTCAACCTTACCTAAAAAATCTAGAATTCTGTAATTCTTATGATGAATCTGTTAAGACTAAGATTATTGATATCATTTCTCAATTTGACTCTAGAATTTTCAATGAAGATTTAGtatttgaagatgatttgagtttattattaaaggACGAATTCAGACAAAGATTCAAAAATGTTACTGAGATCATGGATTGTGTACATTGTGACAGGTGTAGACTATGGGGCAAAGTTCAAACAACTGGCTATGCAACAAGTCTAAAAATCTTATTTGAACTGGATGATGCCGATGAGgaaacaaaacaaaacgTTGTCGATAAATTGACAAAATATGAGTTAATTGCTTTGTTTAACACTTTGGATAGATTATCTAAATCAATAGATTCTATCaacaattttgaaagattgTATAATGAAAGATTATCTGACAATGGTAGTAAGCTAGCAAATTATTTCCAAATGgacaattttttcaaagttgTGAGAAATGCTGGTAAACTAATATCTGAATCAATGAATGAAATGAATAAGAGTTTAAATAATAGCTTAAACCCTAAGGTTAAAGATGAAAGACCaaaagaagagaagaagatgaaCGAATTCACTGATTTGGATATGTCGACTAAAAAAAGAAGGGTAGACACAGATATAACTTCTGAAAACAGATGGAAAAAGGCATGGAAACATGAAATACACAATTTGAATGAAGCTTTAACCTTTTTATGGAGAAGTTATGTTGATTTACCAAGAAATCTCTTTAATATGACACTTTCTATCATGAGTAGAACATGGAACAAATTTGTCGGTGTTGATAATTATGTAAACGAACATCACAATTCAGCCGAATACACACTAGATCTTCAGTGA